A portion of the Acidisarcina polymorpha genome contains these proteins:
- a CDS encoding TolB family protein, whose amino-acid sequence MRIPLGTLLGGLAVMLSSMNSYGEEQAVGATVLVLQRSENHWIDGYFSSVSISPTARQAPFGNDPNDLHLYDITRDREEPALLKGNLTELKGAAFCGSDSLARLGRAGSGSGWFLPTPGGEMLATIPDRSMPTCSPDAKEIAYFGAGAPENPLLVGLRGKLHGYKPDGRVTAMLFSPDGSSFFYLALNGDGEGSLSQINVTTGESHLIAGHLDISLFGGQIALAPDQKSIYLSLASDGAPSNEMRSHPHADRWLKIYQIDIATGDRHPVVATAGRDNFGPAVAGNALYWVRSEVDDSIVTLPSTGGVSKEVIAGGQVPMWNLDGSTIAYFFGDTRLADEPLDVDDAIVGVNSKGTRKTQPSIIVSGYHEDFPPAWSPNGEWIAFHSHRSPAPVASYHGNGSTDDIYLRKADDVHAPEMRLTDFGLETGPAYWSPDGKKLLFASWDRSGTLGISKLWVLTMDPETGAVLHKEMLPLPGDIHSVRWASWSLDGKEIGVEDDRGDDKRVLWVVSADGSHPDKLYDYACTTYCGLDWSHDGQSIIFSGLAGNLLQLFSIPRAGGVPKQLTHDSGNLMHPRVSPDGRLIACTRETQSKQIWKQPLTSR is encoded by the coding sequence ATGCGCATTCCTCTCGGTACTCTCCTAGGTGGCCTTGCCGTCATGCTCAGCTCCATGAATTCCTATGGAGAAGAACAAGCAGTTGGCGCTACAGTGCTCGTTCTCCAAAGATCAGAAAATCACTGGATCGACGGCTACTTCAGTTCGGTCAGCATTTCACCGACCGCGAGGCAAGCGCCCTTCGGAAACGACCCAAATGATCTCCATCTTTACGATATAACTAGAGACCGCGAGGAACCTGCTCTCTTGAAGGGGAATCTGACCGAACTGAAGGGTGCAGCTTTCTGTGGCTCCGATTCGCTGGCGCGCCTTGGACGAGCGGGAAGTGGGTCAGGATGGTTCCTTCCGACACCCGGTGGAGAGATGCTCGCTACGATTCCTGACCGTTCTATGCCAACATGCTCCCCCGATGCAAAGGAGATCGCATATTTCGGCGCTGGCGCTCCCGAGAATCCTTTGCTGGTCGGTCTCCGCGGGAAGCTACACGGTTACAAGCCTGATGGCAGGGTGACCGCGATGCTGTTCTCGCCTGATGGATCCTCCTTCTTTTACCTGGCGCTGAACGGCGACGGAGAAGGCTCTTTGTCTCAGATTAATGTCACTACAGGTGAATCCCACCTGATTGCCGGTCATCTCGATATAAGCCTGTTCGGCGGTCAGATCGCCTTAGCGCCTGACCAAAAGAGCATCTACCTTTCGCTTGCTTCGGATGGAGCTCCGAGCAACGAGATGCGCTCACATCCGCATGCGGACCGGTGGCTGAAAATTTACCAGATTGATATCGCAACAGGAGACCGGCATCCAGTGGTGGCAACGGCTGGTCGAGACAACTTTGGTCCTGCCGTTGCCGGGAACGCTCTGTACTGGGTGCGTTCCGAGGTGGACGATTCCATCGTGACGCTCCCGTCAACGGGCGGGGTTTCGAAGGAGGTCATTGCGGGCGGACAAGTTCCCATGTGGAATCTTGACGGATCAACGATAGCTTATTTTTTTGGGGATACACGTTTGGCAGACGAGCCGCTCGACGTCGATGACGCAATCGTTGGCGTCAACTCGAAGGGAACACGGAAGACGCAGCCATCCATCATTGTCTCCGGGTATCACGAGGACTTTCCGCCGGCCTGGTCTCCCAATGGAGAGTGGATCGCATTCCATTCGCACCGCTCTCCAGCACCCGTCGCGTCCTATCACGGCAACGGTAGCACAGACGATATCTACCTTCGCAAGGCGGACGATGTTCATGCTCCCGAGATGCGTCTGACCGACTTCGGTCTGGAGACTGGCCCGGCGTATTGGTCGCCCGACGGGAAGAAGTTGCTGTTCGCCTCATGGGATCGCAGCGGGACCTTAGGCATATCCAAGCTCTGGGTGCTCACTATGGATCCAGAGACGGGAGCCGTCCTCCATAAAGAGATGCTTCCGCTTCCGGGCGATATCCACAGCGTTCGGTGGGCTTCATGGTCGCTTGACGGTAAAGAGATTGGTGTTGAGGATGATCGGGGTGATGACAAACGGGTACTGTGGGTTGTCAGTGCAGATGGATCTCATCCTGATAAGCTCTACGATTATGCTTGCACCACATACTGTGGACTCGACTGGTCGCACGATGGTCAAAGCATCATTTTTAGTGGGCTAGCCGGTAATCTCCTCCAACTCTTCTCCATACCGCGTGCTGGTGGTGTTCCTAAGCAGCTCACTCATGATTCCGGGAATCTGATGCATCCGCGGGTTTCACCAGATGGGCGCTTGATCGCCTGTACACGTGAGACACAGTCAAAGCAGATTTGGAAGCAGCCACTGACCAGCAGGTAA
- a CDS encoding nuclear transport factor 2 family protein encodes MAPVYSFFDAIAHRDKAAMLAQTVPDTAVTISREGGLRHLTIDNLADLVVNIKSGSLAEPIHDPIVQVDNNIASVWAPFVFTIDGTPTNCGTDIFTLAKLNGKWLIVNLTYNSQKNCESAR; translated from the coding sequence ATGGCTCCTGTCTACAGCTTCTTTGATGCGATCGCGCATCGTGATAAAGCCGCGATGCTTGCTCAAACAGTACCGGACACGGCCGTCACAATCAGCCGCGAAGGCGGGTTGCGCCATTTGACAATCGATAATCTTGCGGATCTCGTCGTGAACATCAAGAGTGGCTCCCTTGCCGAGCCTATACATGATCCGATCGTGCAGGTAGACAACAATATTGCTTCGGTCTGGGCGCCTTTCGTTTTTACAATCGATGGAACGCCAACCAACTGCGGAACGGATATCTTCACCTTGGCAAAGCTCAACGGCAAATGGCTGATCGTAAATCTTACCTACAACAGCCAGAAGAACTGTGAATCAGCACGTTGA
- the tnpA gene encoding IS66-like element accessory protein TnpA, with the protein MVHIEESSSGRRVRRWRSVSEKRQVVQLTMEPGASVAEVARAHGLNANQVFKWRRAFERGELTEPYTALLPVAVSSLSEPEIEPAEQLPQTQTTSSGSIHIELPGRAVISIESGADHVLIRTVLESLRK; encoded by the coding sequence ATGGTGCACATAGAGGAGTCGAGTAGCGGGCGTCGCGTGCGCAGATGGCGATCGGTATCGGAGAAGCGTCAGGTCGTGCAGTTGACCATGGAGCCGGGTGCGAGCGTTGCCGAAGTGGCTCGGGCGCATGGTTTGAACGCCAACCAGGTTTTCAAGTGGCGTCGAGCTTTTGAACGTGGTGAACTGACCGAGCCATATACCGCGCTGCTGCCCGTGGCGGTGTCGAGTTTGAGTGAGCCCGAGATCGAGCCTGCAGAGCAACTGCCACAGACGCAGACGACGAGTTCAGGCTCGATCCATATCGAGCTTCCCGGGCGAGCGGTGATAAGCATCGAGAGTGGTGCTGACCATGTTCTGATTCGAACGGTTCTTGAGAGCCTGCGCAAGTGA
- the tnpB gene encoding IS66 family insertion sequence element accessory protein TnpB (TnpB, as the term is used for proteins encoded by IS66 family insertion elements, is considered an accessory protein, since TnpC, encoded by a neighboring gene, is a DDE family transposase.) has protein sequence MIQLPTATKIWIVAGVTDMRRGFDGLSGQVQTVLQQQPFSGHVFVFRGRRGDIVKLLWWDGDGLCLFAKRLERGRFIWPKAENGTVHLSRAQLSMLLEGIDWRRVERTWQPEVAV, from the coding sequence GTGATCCAACTCCCCACCGCAACGAAGATCTGGATTGTGGCCGGAGTTACCGATATGCGCCGCGGGTTTGATGGACTCAGTGGCCAGGTGCAGACTGTGTTGCAGCAACAGCCATTCTCCGGACACGTGTTCGTGTTTCGCGGGCGCAGAGGCGATATCGTAAAACTCTTGTGGTGGGACGGCGATGGTCTGTGCCTGTTCGCCAAGCGACTGGAGCGTGGCCGCTTCATCTGGCCGAAGGCGGAGAACGGAACGGTTCACCTGAGTCGTGCACAGCTTTCGATGCTTTTAGAAGGCATCGATTGGCGGAGAGTTGAGAGAACATGGCAGCCCGAAGTGGCAGTCTGA
- a CDS encoding IS66 family transposase zinc-finger binding domain-containing protein, with product MDRAPLPDLNSLDREDLLDLFMEQQEQLDSLIADRDAEIRRLEAELDSHRQTLSDQADELRSRSERIEHLKLMVDKLRHVIFGTKSEKIVIKLEQMELELEDDETTHAELEAVAERVSPAKEPKARPERKPLPEHLSREVVTHTPTGDCCADCGGQLRQFGEDVSEQLEYIPDSFKVIRHVRPKFTCTGCDRVIEAPAPSRPIERGLPAPGLLAHVIVSKFADYVVFAVM from the coding sequence ATGGATCGCGCTCCTCTCCCCGATCTGAACAGCCTTGATCGCGAAGACCTGCTTGACCTCTTCATGGAACAACAAGAGCAGCTCGATTCCCTCATCGCAGATCGAGATGCGGAGATTCGCCGGCTGGAAGCCGAACTCGATTCCCACCGACAGACACTCTCCGACCAGGCTGATGAGTTGCGCTCCCGCAGCGAGCGGATCGAACATCTCAAGCTTATGGTCGACAAGCTGCGGCATGTGATTTTCGGGACCAAGAGCGAGAAGATCGTCATCAAGCTCGAGCAGATGGAACTGGAGCTTGAAGACGACGAGACGACACATGCCGAGCTCGAGGCCGTAGCCGAACGAGTCTCCCCGGCTAAAGAACCCAAGGCGCGGCCCGAGCGCAAGCCTCTTCCGGAGCATCTGTCACGCGAAGTGGTCACGCACACTCCGACCGGCGATTGCTGTGCTGATTGCGGCGGCCAGTTGCGGCAGTTTGGTGAAGATGTCTCTGAACAGCTCGAGTACATCCCCGACAGTTTCAAGGTCATCCGTCACGTGCGGCCGAAGTTCACTTGCACTGGCTGTGATCGCGTCATTGAAGCACCTGCTCCCTCACGTCCGATCGAGCGCGGTCTTCCCGCACCTGGTCTGCTTGCTCACGTGATTGTGTCGAAGTTCGCTGATTATGTTGTCTTCGCAGTTATGTGA
- a CDS encoding tyrosine-type recombinase/integrase, translating to MNKKQSDKHTLGSWVRRFLMEHLPDDRNLSRNTQQSYRDALRLLIVFAASLLHKKADELRVADIDADLVRAFLRYLEEKRGCTISTRNQRLAAIHAMATFIGQRSPEDLGWSAQLRAVEFKRSTHLPVGYLDKREIDALLAVPDQSTRIGYRDHVLLLFLYNSGARADEAAQLEIGDLTLRSDGTSTLSSVRLKGKGNKVRLCPLWASTVLALRELTRGREDHERVFLSRAAEPLTRFGVHDIVTRHARAAATSVPEMQKKKIVPHTIRHTTATHLLRAGVDINTIRAWLGHVSLDTTNIYAETDLDMKAKALGMCEQNQPPGRKRWRDNPDLLTFLAQL from the coding sequence ATGAACAAGAAACAGAGCGATAAACATACCCTCGGCTCCTGGGTCCGACGCTTCCTGATGGAGCATCTCCCCGACGACCGCAACCTCTCGCGCAATACGCAGCAGAGCTATCGGGATGCGCTACGTCTGCTGATCGTGTTCGCCGCTAGCCTGTTGCACAAGAAGGCTGACGAGCTTCGTGTTGCCGACATCGACGCCGATCTGGTCCGGGCCTTCCTGCGCTATCTGGAAGAGAAGCGCGGCTGTACGATCTCCACGCGCAATCAGCGCTTGGCGGCCATCCATGCCATGGCTACCTTCATCGGACAGCGCAGCCCTGAAGACCTTGGCTGGTCGGCCCAACTTCGCGCGGTGGAGTTCAAGCGATCGACCCACCTTCCTGTCGGGTACCTGGACAAACGTGAGATCGATGCGTTGCTGGCTGTTCCCGACCAATCCACACGGATCGGGTACAGGGACCATGTCTTGCTGTTGTTCCTTTACAACTCCGGAGCGCGTGCGGATGAAGCGGCGCAACTGGAGATAGGCGATCTGACTCTGCGCAGCGATGGAACGAGCACTCTATCTTCGGTGCGGCTAAAGGGCAAAGGAAATAAAGTCCGCCTCTGCCCGCTGTGGGCTTCTACCGTACTCGCACTGCGTGAGCTTACACGCGGGCGGGAGGATCACGAGCGCGTGTTCCTGAGTCGCGCAGCCGAACCGCTGACACGCTTCGGGGTGCATGACATCGTCACGCGCCATGCGCGAGCTGCGGCAACCTCCGTGCCCGAGATGCAAAAGAAGAAAATCGTCCCGCACACCATCCGTCACACGACCGCAACGCACCTGCTGCGCGCCGGAGTGGACATCAACACCATCCGTGCGTGGCTGGGGCATGTCTCGCTCGACACCACCAATATCTACGCCGAGACGGACCTCGATATGAAAGCAAAGGCGCTCGGCATGTGCGAACAGAACCAGCCACCCGGAAGGAAACGCTGGCGGGACAATCCCGACCTGCTCACCTTCCTCGCCCAACTCTAA
- a CDS encoding tyrosine-type recombinase/integrase: MNLAESITLYITKRQAAGEKYYSPARVLRALSRSHGEIELASLTSDQVSCFLAGPRTGPATWRNKYGTLRVFFEHWLLREELHTVPLPPPAPKYTSSFVPYIYSVSELRLLLAAVPRCQQRDACLMSAPMFRTLLLLLYGTGMRIGEVLRLRGDDVDLGAGVITVRGTKFYKSRLVPLGPHVQAHLRSYLALPGRIDRNHQPLFQSRLHKAVRCQVVEIGFRRLCNLAGVRREDASLYQPRIHDLRHTFAVHRLTEWYQNGADVQLLLPVLSIYLGHVELHSTQRYLTMTPELLGEANRRFERYVCGGGDEQETER, translated from the coding sequence ATGAATCTAGCTGAATCAATCACCCTCTACATCACAAAGCGTCAGGCTGCAGGGGAAAAATACTACAGTCCGGCCAGAGTGCTTCGTGCCTTATCGCGCAGTCATGGTGAAATCGAACTCGCCTCACTGACATCGGATCAGGTATCGTGCTTCCTGGCCGGCCCACGCACTGGACCTGCAACGTGGCGGAACAAATATGGCACGTTGCGAGTCTTTTTCGAGCACTGGCTGCTGCGAGAGGAGTTGCACACGGTTCCTCTACCGCCTCCGGCCCCGAAGTACACGAGCAGCTTCGTTCCCTACATCTACTCTGTTTCCGAGTTGCGGCTGTTGTTGGCTGCCGTTCCTCGCTGTCAGCAGAGAGATGCGTGTCTCATGTCGGCCCCGATGTTCCGTACCTTGCTCCTTCTGCTCTACGGCACGGGGATGCGAATCGGTGAAGTTCTACGACTGCGCGGTGACGATGTGGACCTTGGTGCTGGTGTCATCACGGTGCGGGGAACGAAGTTCTACAAATCGCGGCTGGTGCCACTTGGGCCGCATGTTCAGGCACATCTGCGAAGCTATCTTGCCCTGCCGGGGAGGATCGATCGCAACCATCAACCGCTCTTCCAATCCCGACTGCACAAGGCTGTTCGATGTCAGGTAGTTGAGATCGGCTTCCGGCGGCTATGCAATCTTGCGGGCGTTCGTCGGGAAGATGCAAGTCTCTACCAGCCGCGCATCCACGATCTGCGGCATACCTTCGCCGTGCATCGGCTCACGGAGTGGTATCAAAATGGTGCCGATGTGCAGCTTCTTCTGCCTGTTCTCTCGATCTATCTTGGGCATGTCGAGTTGCACTCCACCCAGCGCTATCTGACGATGACGCCGGAGCTTCTGGGAGAGGCCAATCGCCGCTTCGAGCGCTATGTATGCGGAGGTGGCGATGAACAAGAAACAGAGCGATAA
- a CDS encoding tyrosine-type recombinase/integrase, whose product MAAQALRAFFRHAERRGWCKAGIAGAIQGPRRYVHEGLPDGPTWEEVQRLLLGIKGSSPSALRARAVLLLFAIYGLRSGEVSRLLLSDFDWSAETFLVTHSKRGGRQPYPLQHEVGEAVLEYVVKCRPRTGSRHVFLTLHAPYRSVSPASLWALTSRRIKAAGIQCRRSGPHCLRHACATHLLQEGVSLKEIGDLLGHRSAISTGIYAKVDISMLRRVADFDLGGLL is encoded by the coding sequence GTGGCAGCGCAGGCGCTGCGTGCCTTTTTCCGTCATGCGGAGCGGCGTGGATGGTGCAAGGCGGGTATCGCAGGAGCGATCCAAGGGCCCCGCAGATATGTTCACGAGGGACTGCCGGATGGGCCGACGTGGGAAGAGGTACAGCGGTTGCTGCTCGGGATCAAGGGAAGCAGTCCATCGGCGCTCCGTGCCAGGGCGGTCCTGTTGCTGTTCGCAATCTATGGGCTGCGCAGCGGCGAGGTGTCGCGTCTACTGCTGAGCGACTTCGACTGGTCGGCGGAGACGTTCTTGGTGACGCACTCCAAGCGCGGCGGAAGGCAGCCGTATCCGCTACAACACGAGGTAGGTGAAGCGGTCCTGGAGTATGTCGTCAAGTGTCGCCCGCGCACCGGGAGCCGCCATGTGTTCTTGACTCTCCATGCTCCTTACCGGAGCGTCAGTCCTGCCAGCTTATGGGCGTTGACAAGCCGGAGGATCAAGGCGGCCGGCATCCAATGCCGGCGAAGCGGGCCGCACTGTCTGCGCCATGCCTGCGCGACGCACCTGTTGCAGGAGGGCGTGTCGTTGAAAGAAATCGGCGATCTCCTTGGACATCGAAGCGCAATTTCGACGGGGATCTACGCCAAGGTCGATATCTCGATGTTGCGCCGTGTTGCGGACTTCGACCTCGGAGGGCTGCTATGA
- the ltrA gene encoding group II intron reverse transcriptase/maturase — protein sequence MNLTTLISVQKLQMALHAKAKESPYFRFHALYDKVYRADVLVYAYKRCKANGGAAGVDNQTFEDIEQYGVERRLDELAQELKSRTYQPQPVRRVYLPKPDGKQRPLGIPTIWDRVVQTAAMLVLDPIFEADLQPEQYAYRADRSALDAVRHVHKLINTGHRRIVDADLSSYFDSIPHADLMRSVARRIVDGAMLHLIKMWLEAPVEETDERGNKRRSLRNRDEGRGTPQGAPISPLLSNLYMRRFVLGWKELGHEARWEAYIVNYADDLVICCRMGAEQALATMRKMMSKLKLTVNDSKTRVCSVPEEKFDFLGYTFGQCYSPKTGRAYLGTVPARKRVQRICREIREMTGRSTTSLDPATIVTKLNRTMCGWANYFCLGPVSTAYRAVDGYATMRLRLWLRTKHKASGRANGMFPDTYLHGALGLVRLDKRTRNFPWAKA from the coding sequence ATGAACCTAACAACCCTGATAAGCGTTCAGAAGTTGCAGATGGCGTTACACGCAAAAGCGAAGGAATCGCCCTACTTTCGTTTCCACGCGTTGTACGACAAGGTGTACCGCGCGGATGTTCTGGTGTATGCCTACAAACGCTGCAAAGCCAATGGCGGGGCAGCGGGAGTGGACAATCAGACATTTGAGGACATCGAGCAGTACGGTGTGGAGCGGAGGTTAGACGAACTGGCGCAAGAACTGAAAAGTCGAACGTATCAACCGCAGCCTGTGCGGCGGGTATACCTACCCAAGCCGGATGGGAAGCAGAGGCCGTTAGGGATACCAACAATCTGGGATCGGGTTGTGCAGACGGCGGCAATGTTGGTGCTCGATCCAATCTTCGAGGCCGACTTGCAACCTGAGCAGTATGCCTATCGGGCAGACCGCAGCGCATTGGACGCAGTGCGGCATGTCCACAAGCTGATCAACACTGGCCATAGAAGGATTGTAGATGCGGATCTCAGCAGCTACTTCGATAGCATTCCACATGCCGATCTTATGAGGTCGGTCGCTCGAAGGATCGTCGACGGAGCGATGTTGCATCTGATCAAGATGTGGCTGGAAGCTCCGGTTGAGGAAACCGATGAACGCGGGAATAAACGTCGGAGCCTGCGCAATCGGGACGAAGGTCGGGGCACTCCACAAGGAGCTCCGATCAGCCCGTTGCTCAGCAATCTGTATATGCGCCGGTTTGTGCTCGGGTGGAAGGAACTTGGGCATGAGGCGCGTTGGGAAGCGTATATCGTGAACTACGCCGATGATCTTGTCATCTGCTGTCGGATGGGGGCGGAACAAGCTCTAGCCACAATGCGGAAGATGATGTCGAAGCTGAAGTTGACGGTGAACGACTCGAAGACGCGGGTCTGCTCTGTGCCGGAAGAGAAGTTTGATTTTCTTGGATACACGTTTGGTCAATGCTACAGCCCCAAAACTGGACGGGCCTATCTTGGCACCGTTCCAGCGCGAAAGCGGGTGCAACGCATCTGCCGGGAGATACGCGAAATGACCGGACGGAGTACAACCTCGTTGGATCCAGCGACAATAGTGACGAAGCTCAATCGCACAATGTGCGGATGGGCGAACTACTTTTGTCTTGGGCCGGTCAGTACAGCCTATCGTGCTGTAGATGGTTACGCGACGATGAGGCTGCGTCTGTGGTTGCGAACGAAACATAAGGCCTCTGGACGTGCAAACGGGATGTTTCCGGATACATATCTTCATGGAGCCTTGGGTCTCGTTCGTCTGGACAAACGGACACGCAACTTTCCGTGGGCGAAAGCGTGA